Proteins encoded in a region of the Manis javanica isolate MJ-LG chromosome 15, MJ_LKY, whole genome shotgun sequence genome:
- the LAG3 gene encoding lymphocyte activation gene 3 protein: MWEACFLILLLQQQWVTPEEVPGSGAEVPVVWAQEGAPAQLPCSPTIPLQDLSLLRTGGVTWHHLPDSGQLALAPSLSPAPGPRPVGRAPRGSGPHRYVVLRLTPGGLRLGRPPLQPRVQLEERSLQRGDFSLWLRPARRTDAGEYSAAVQLRDRALACRLRLRVGQASMIASPPGSLRTSDWLILNCSFSRPDLPASVHWFRDRVPVQESPHHHLAGSFLFLPQVSPSDSGPWGCILTYRDGFNVSITYNLTVLGLEPPVPLTVYAGAGSTVELPCRLPPGVETQSPLTAKWSLPGGGPDLLVAGDNGNFVLQLESVSQAQAGTYTCHIHLQGQQLSATVTLAVITVTSKSFGLPGNLRKLLCEVTPSSGQEHFVWSPLDKQSLRSSPGPWLEMQEARLLSQPWQCQLYQGERLLGTAVYLTELPGTGARRSGRAPGALKIGHLPIFLILGFLFLFLSVAGAFGFHLWRRQWRTRRFSALEHGSHPPQAQSKIGELVQEPELEPDPEVEPEPEPEPEQP, from the exons ATGTGGGAGGCTTGCTTCCTGATCTTGCTCCTGCAACAGCAGTGGGTGACTCCAG AGGAGGTTCCAGGGTCTGGGGCAGAGGTCCCGGTGGTTTGGGCCCAGGAGGGGGCTCCTGCCCAGCTCCCCTGCAGTCCCACAATCCCCCTCCAGGATCTCAGCCTTCTGCGAACAGGAGGGGTCACTTGGCACCATCTACCAGACAG TGGACAGCTGGCTCTCGCCCCCAGCCTCTCTCCAGCCCCCGGCCCCAGACCCGTGGGGCGTGCCCCGCGGGGGTCGGGGCCCCACCGCTATGTGGTGCTGAGGTTGACTCCGGGGGGCCTGCGCCTCGGGAGGCCGCCGCTGCAGCCCCGCGTGCAGCTGGAAGAGCGCAGCCTCCAGCGCGGGGACTTCTCACTGTGGCTGCGCCCGGCCCGACGCACCGACGCCGGCGAGTACAGCGCCGCGGTGCAGCTCCGGGACCGCGCTCTCGCCTGCCGCCTCCGTCTGCGCGTGGGCCAGGCCTCGA TGATTGCCAGCCCCCCAGGGTCTCTCAGGACCTCCGACTGGCTCATCTTGAACTGCTCCTTCAGCCGTCCTGATCTCCCAGCCTCCGTGCACTGGTTCCGGGACAGAGTTCCTGTCCAGGAGTCCCCCCATCACCACTTAGCTGGAAgcttcctcttcctgccccaAGTCAGCCCCTCTGATTCTGGGCCATGGGGCTGCATCCTCACCTACAGAGATGGCTTCAATGTCTCCATCACGTACAACCTCACTGTTCTGG GTCTGGAGCCCCCAGTCCCTCTGACTGTATATGCTGGAGCAGGTTCCACGGTGGAGCTACCCTGCCGCCTACCTCCTGGTGTGGAGACCCAGTCTCCCCTTACTGCCAAATGGTCCCTTCCTGGGGGAGGCCCCGACCTCCTGGTGGCTGGAGACAATGGCAACTTTGTCCTTCAGCTAGAGTCTGTGAGCCAGGCCCAGGCAGGGACCTACACCTGCCACATCCATCTGCAGGGGCAGCAGCTCAGTGCCACTGTCACTTTGGCAGTCATCACAG TGACTTCCAAATCCTTTGGTTTACCTGGCAACCTGAGAAAACTGCTTTGTGAGGTGACTCCATCATCTGGACAGGAGCACTTTGTGTGGAGCCCTCTGGACAAGCAGTCTTTGAGGAGTTCCCCAGGACCCTGGCTGGAGATGCAGGAGGCCAGACTCCTTTCCCAACCCTGGCAGTGCCAGCTGTACCAGGGGGAAAGGCTTCTGGGAACAGCAGTATACCTCACTGAGCTTCCTGGCACAG GTGCCCGACGCTCTGGGAGAGCCCCAGGTGCCCTGAAAATAGGTCATCTCCCTATCTTTCTCATTCTTGGCTTCCTCTTTTTGTTCCTTTCGGTGGCTGGAGCCTTTGGCTTTCACCTTTGGAGAAGACAG TGGCGAACCAGAAGATTCTCGGCCTTAGAGCATGGGAGTCACCCACCTCAGGCTCAGAGCAAGATAGGGGAGCTGGTGCAAGAACCAGAGCTGGAGCCGGATCCTGAAGTGGAGCCGGAGCCGGAGCCGGAGCCAGAGCAGCCCTAA